Part of the Raphanus sativus cultivar WK10039 unplaced genomic scaffold, ASM80110v3 Scaffold0995, whole genome shotgun sequence genome is shown below.
TACAGAAAGAGCCGCAGGTAGTTTGGGAAGAATCGGACATGATCCATTATGTTCAAGGCTATTGGTTTCTCTGAGATAATTTCTTATCCTAGGTTTCGTAATTTAGCTATAAAATATggtaaaaatatactttatagaaaaaatacaatataattaataaattgttttgaaatttgaaaaggtaaacacataaaaaaaaaatcattaaactgAAAGAGATATTACAACCGCGAGTCGTTGATCCTATAACCAACCAAACACACCATATTGCACTCTCTAATAAGCCCTAACCAAAACCATGAatctttcttctccttctcattTTCTCTCATCGCCGTCCTCGTTTCCCGGGAGAAGCCATATATAGCCCTTTTAGAGGTCTTTCAATTAGGGGTTTTCGTTACCACCCTCCCTGTTTATGGCGGCAGAGAATCGTAAGGATCGAGGCGTTTCCTCTGAAGTCTCGATTCCTTCCGGTTTGAACCGGATCAAGACCCGGTTAGCTCCCAGACCCGATGAATCCGCCGTCGTCACcgttcctcctcctccttttaaTAACCGTATTGCTCCTCGTCAACATGGCAAAACCACTTCCAAGCAAGGTTTTGATTTCTGTtatgatcatttcaaacttgcctccaaagaaacaaaactgaataggtttcttgattcttgattcttgattcttgattcttgattcttgatttcAGAGCATAAAGGAAAGAAGTTGTCTAGGTGGCTTGCTTCTTATAAACCCAAGTATTCTGTGAACCTTCACAAAGATTATGGTTGCTCAACTAGTGAGGTAAAAGAAATTGGTTTTGATTTGTGCATCATTGGGGTTTTGATACTAACTGTGACCTTGTTTTTGGTGTCAGGATGCCAAATCTAAAGTCAAGAACTCTCGCTGTAAAGAAGAGGAAAGGATGGTCAAGCTATCCGAAACTAACAAGGTGCCAGCAATAGGTATAAAGAGCTTTTCACATGAGTTAGGTCCACGTGGCGGTGTTCAAGCTTCTCACCCTCGTCCACACAGCTACAACGATCTCAAGGTGAtgcttttatattttgatttgtttggttttgtcttAAAATTATTGAGTTTTGGAGATGATGAAATGGGTTATATTCAGGAACTTTTGGGCTCACTTCACTCAAGATTTGATGTAGCAAAGGAGATTGTGGATAAGAAGCTGGATGACTTTGTTATAGATGTGGAAGAGAATATGGAGAAAATGGATTCATCATGCCCTGAAGATCGAGAGATGGCAGAGGAGTTACTTAAGTTGGCTCAGACCTGTATAGAGATGACATCTGCTCAGCTTCGTGCTACTTGTGAAGCGATTGTCCAAGACTTAACTAAGAAGATGAAACAGTGTCAAGCAGGACTTGTGAAGTGGTTTGTCTCTCAGTTGCTCTTTATACTGACTCATTGTACAAGAGTCGTCATGTTCCAGAAGGAGACTGAGCCAATTGATGAGAactccttccggaaatttaagGAGTGTTTGGAAAACATCCCTTCTCTGGAAACACATTGGGTTTCCAATTCTAGAGTTGATGATTCTGGAAAAGGGTTGAAGAAACAGGACAAGGAGTCTTTGGAGCCAGAGGCAACTCTAGGCAATGATGCTGCTAGAGAAGGTTATGGAGCTTCTAAAGAGGAGAAGATGCCAAATGAGCCTGGGAAAGAGTTAGGTGGATGGGATTCTGTAATCTGCAGAATATGCGAGGAAGAAGTTACTCTCTCCCATCTGGAACCACACTCTTACATATGTGCATACGCAGATAAATGTGAGATAAACTGTTTGGATGTAGATGAGCGCCTTTTGAAACTAGAAGAGATACTGGAACAGATCATTGATTCAAGGAGTTCAAATTCCTTTCCTCAAGCTGGTGGCGGCGGCCTGGAAAACTCGGTCGTTCAGAAATCTGGGGTTGCATCTGAAGGTTGTTCTCCTAAGGTGAATGAATGGCGGAACAAAGGTGTGGAGGGAATGTTTGAGGATCTGCATGAGATGGATACTGCCTTCATAGACGAGTCTAATACATTTCCTATTAACTTGAAGAGCCATGTAGGGGCTAAATTTTGCCATCATGGCACTTCATCATCAACTGGTAGCATCACTTCAGTATCTTCAACGAATACCCCCAGAACAAGTCACTTTGACTCTTATTGGCTAGAGAGGCATAGTCCAGAGCAAGAGGATCTTCAActggttagttttctgtttccACTATATTGTGTTTTTAGGCAGATACGGTATTTGTATCGAGGTTGCTTTTCTGTCTctcttatatactccctccgtttcactTTATTTGTCGTTTTAGGTtcgtgcacacggattaagaaaacatttaattttgtatattttcaaaataaaaacatcattacccatacacctaaccatatttcaaccaatagaaaaataaatagaagaatcttattaataaattttgcattattttgaaacgaaaattttctCCTACAAGAACAATtaatttgaaacagagggaatatttATTCAGGTACTATCTTGATAAGTTTTGGGAATATTTTCTTGCAGATGATGGACCTTTCTGATATTGCACGCTGTGGAGCAAGCACTGATCTCTCGAAAGAGGGTTCCTGTGACTATTTGCTTGCCTGCATGCAAGACATACAAGCTGTGTTGAAGCAGAGCAAGCTCAAAGCACTTGTTATAGATACCTTTGGAGGGAGGATCGAGAAACTTCTCTGGTAAAATTCACTGTGTTATAATTTACACCTCTATCTGCAGCGATAATTATGTGTTAtaagtatattattaatttctGATCTTATCTGCAGCGAGAAATATATGTATGCCTGTGATTTGATTGCTGATAAAAGTTCAACGGGAAATGTAAAAGATAGCGAAAGTGTCTCGGAGCATGCATCGCAAGGTTCCGCAATGACTACTCCCCACTTTGCGCAGAAAGAAAGGACAAGCATCGATGACTTTGAGATCATCAAACCAATTAGCAGAGGTGCCTTTGGTAAAGTCTTTCTTGCACGTAAAAGAACTACAGGGGACTTTTTTGCAATCAAGGTAGATGCAACAGGGGACATTGGTATTTGTTAAACTATTTGGAGTCAGCTTATCCGTGTGCTAATCTAATGTTGCTAAAATACAGGTACTCAAGAAGCTGGACATGATAAGGAAAAACGACTTCGAACGGATATTGGAAGAGCGAAATATACTAATAACAGTCAGATACCCTTTTGTGGTAAAACATTTTCACTTCTTTGCTACTGTCCAACCATAATAACTCTTCCCAAAGGCTAAACACCCTGGTCTTATTATTAATGCAGGTTCgatttttttattcattcacCTGCAGTGATAACCTCTACTTGGTAATGGAATATCTCAATGGTGGTGATCTATACTCTCTGCTCCAGAAAGTTGGCTGTCTTGACGATGACATTGCTCGTATATACATCGCGGAACTGGTTAGTTGAAAGGCTTCAAACACATAGAATACCTAAGTTTGTAGGGGTTCTTAAAGAAacagttattatttatttcaggTTCTTGCATTGGAATACCTACATTCTCTAAATATAGTGCACAGAGATATAAAGCCTGATAACCTTTTAATTGCTCATGATGGACACATCAAGGTCTGTTATCTATCCTCTGCGATTGTTGAATTTACTTTGTTCTGCTGTTTTAACCATCTAACTTATTATAACCGTTGTCACCAGCTGACAGACTTTGGGCTGTCAAAGATCGGTCTTATAAACAACACAATTGATTTATCTGGCCCTGAGTCAGACGCATCTCCAAGAAAAAGTTCTCGTCATTTTCAGAAGagcaaagaagaagagagaataCGACATTCAGCTGTTGGGACACCTGACTACTTGGCGCCGGAGATTCTTCTCGGAACTGAACATGGTATGCATACAACCTTAAACGTAGGCCAAGAAATTATATTTACCTTTTTTAATGTGTGTGCAGGTTATGCTGCTGATTGGTGGTCTGTGGGAATCATCTTGTTTGAACTGATAACCGGAATTCCACCTTTTACAGCAGCCCGCCCTGAGGTGCCTACAACATCTTAAACTTACTGACTAGAGTGTAGTTCTGGAGCTGCCAGCAATTTTGAAAGTCATAAAAGCTTAGTAGTATCATACTCTTATGTTCATTGTAGTCCAATGTTCTTCAGGCATCTTAGGCAAAGAACTCTCTGAATAATTCATTTGTTACAAGCTATATTGAGATGAGTTCTACAAACATTTTTACCAGGCTCAACTTTTCTAATTATGCTGTGCAGATTATATTTGACAACATCCTCAACGGAAAAATGCCCTGGCCTGATGTGCCTGGTCAAATGTCATACGAAGCTCAGGATCTGATTAACAGGTATGTTTTGTCTTGACGAATTTTCCTGCGGTTTTATGCACGTTACTCTTAGTATATTTCGAGCTGATGAATTAACCTGGTTACTTACAGCATCAGTTGATTTTTTTGGCTTTATTCTGGTCTGTGTTGAGGATATTTTACTGGTCTGTGTTAAGGATATTTTACTGGTTTCTCCATATTCATATGGACTCATTTTCTTTCGATATAGGTTTCTTGTCCATGAGCCGGAAAAGCGACTGGGGGCGAATGGGGCTGCAGAGGTATTAAACTACTTTCCCTTTACTTTTTACTAAAGCAGCAGAACTGAGAAATAAATGGGCCTCTAAATGCATGCTAAGCAGAAGGATGCTGTTGTTTTACTTAAATTATGTGTAACATTTTGTGGTCTCATTTCCAGGTTAAGTCACATCCCTTCTTTCGAGGTGTTGACTGGGAAAATCTTGCTATGCAAAAGGTAAGAAAATAGACTCCCCACCTGTTTTGCTATCAAGACAGATTTGTTAGACAAATTATGCTAGTAAATCATTGTTAGTCGcctgatgaagagatgagagaaACAGAAGTCTTATAATCTTTCTTTTTGGTAGGCTGCCTTTGTACCACAGCCTGAGAATATACATGACACCAGCTATTTTGTATCACGGTTCGGTGAAAAGAGTTGCAGTGATTCTGATACTGACAAGGAAAGTGAATCATATCCAAACTCAGGAGACGAGGTAAACATCTAGAAAACTCTGCATCCCTTTTTCTCTCCAAGTACTCTCACTTGCAAACATCGGATCTAAAGCGTATCCTGGTTTCGTGCGTTTTTTTTAGTTGGATGAATGCACCAACCTGGCCGACTTTGATTCTCCACCTTACTATCTCTCCTTCATAAACTTTTCTTTCAAGGTAAAATCTCTGCTCTCACACTAGAACGAATCTCAGCTTACATTTAGTTGACGTTGTTGGGTAGTCTTGGGAAACCTTAGTATAGATTAATAACTATAGAAATAAGTTACAAGTAACGTTGATGATTTTATTATTCTGTCTTGGGATTATTTATTATCAAACTATAAGATAATGATAAATATTATGTTGCAGAATTTGTCACAATTGGCTTCGATCAATCATGATGTGTTATTGCAAAAGGATCCAACCAAAGGAGGAGGAGCCTCACCTTTTAATGGCCATGGAACGTAGAGCTTTGGTACAATCGTCAAAGCGGGCTTTAGTCAGCGGGTTGGTCTGGTTTGCACCTGCTTTGACGTTTgtagctgctgctgctgcaacTACTCTCCCTTTTTTTTATACGCGAGTTCGTTACCTTAATGGTTTAGGGTAACTGTTTATGCAGTTTTATCATAAAATCATTTGGAATGGTTTCAAATGCAAATCTCAAAGCTAATTAATAGTGTGGCAACAAAACTGGCATACCCGCCCACAGCACATATCTATTAGATACACATTTGTATTATTAGATTGGTGTATATTTGAGGGTGATGAAAATAAAAGAGAGTTTTTGGTTACTGAAAATTATGGGATCCCATTTCTCTAAAACACTTTTTTGTCACACAGTCAATGACAGAAGCCTCTTTAGAGAAAAATTCATAGTGTTGAGTTATATAATGTGTAAAAATCGCATAACAGCTTAAACCGATTCGGACATGGAATTCagtttttgattattgtttagaGATTTGAATCAAGACTGAATGAATAAAATTGtagtattttgtttattaatattGAATCAAGACTGAACGGTTGagtaaatactaaaaatataatttatatatttaagagaCTAGTTTATACTATAATTTAAAACAGATAAATATTTAAAGgtatgatttataaattaattattattattaagtaTTATCTTAAAACAATATCCAAATACGTTTTTGACAACGAACAATGATAATGGAATGTAAATACAAAacagtctttttttttagcaaaactTAAAACAGTCTAGTTAGCCAAACTTTCATCCGAACCCACATCGATCACATTGTTAACGGTACGCTCCGGGTACTATAAAGTTTTCTCGAAACTTTCATGCCGCGGCGAGTTGGGCCAAATCGATGAATACAGGCGTTGATCCGTATTTGATCGCCTAATTCCCGCGTTGACCGTTTAATTCTCGTCTAATCCCGCATTGACCGCCTAAGTTCTTCTTTTTTAAGCTGAAATACGATTGATTATTTTTACTCATTATTAAcagatttatataattattgattactaaatagttacaattagttatctaacccaaaacaaacacatatatactacATTAGGGATTTTTTCGTATCAAACACGCCCAAATCTAAATGTTCGATAAATTGAAAGGAGATcgtttcaaaaaattatctaaaaaagttataattatgtataagaacttgtgtcattatgtttaaaattaactaaacatattataaatatattaaattgtatttaaaactAGGCCCCGTGTAATCTCCGAGTACTCCCCAATTTTTTGGTAACTTGTTAGGCCCGGACTCGCCGCCCGACTAACCCCTAGCATAGTTCCGAATAAGGGgtatatgtaaatttatttttaaagaggaAATTTGAAAACAATAGTTTGTGGTTTTTGTtcgtttttttagttttttaattgtaaattatttatatttcggaTTTAAAAGGTTAAATAAGTATTATTTATTTCGAGTTACTAAAcctattaaattgttttttttaataacttctAAATTGTTTATTGTTATGACTGAACTTtaatgccaaaaaaaaaaaggaaatcaaaGGAGGATTTTTCCTCAGAGGCGataaaaagagagcaaaagtCGTGGGGTTTCATCCTCTCCGGCGGCCTCCACGGCGCTGTGAGAGGTGTTTATAGCTCTAGAGTCTGTTATTTTCTGTGGGTATTTTCTTCTGGGTAAGTGTTTTCCAATCGTGATTCAAAGTGTGGAGGGATGGAAAGATTTGAGCGCCGGTGATATCTCTTGATGTCTTCGGAGTCGATTTGGAGTCTGGGTTCAGATCTAGTACGGCAAGGTTGTGATTTGGAGCTCTTGTCCCCTTCGATTCAGATCTGGGTTTTTACCTAGGGTTTGGTCGTTCTGTTCGTTTGAGTCTTGTTGGTGTTAAGTTGTGGGTGGCTAGTCTCTGTCATGACCCTGGTTAGATGGCGAGACGGAGCTTGGACTTTAGTTgcaatcttcttctcctttgtgGTAGTAGCAGTGTTCTCTCGTCGGTTCGGGTTGGTGCTGATTGCAGTTTTAATAGAAGCCGTGTGACTGACGAGGCTTGTGTGTATGTTGGGTTATGGTGGACTTCTATCTAGGCTATAAAGGGGACGTCAGTGCGTTTCAGCCGTATCCGAAAGTTATG
Proteins encoded:
- the LOC130503521 gene encoding probable serine/threonine protein kinase IRE4, with translation MAAENRKDRGVSSEVSIPSGLNRIKTRLAPRPDESAVVTVPPPPFNNRIAPRQHGKTTSKQEHKGKKLSRWLASYKPKYSVNLHKDYGCSTSEDAKSKVKNSRCKEEERMVKLSETNKVPAIGIKSFSHELGPRGGVQASHPRPHSYNDLKELLGSLHSRFDVAKEIVDKKLDDFVIDVEENMEKMDSSCPEDREMAEELLKLAQTCIEMTSAQLRATCEAIVQDLTKKMKQCQAGLVKWFVSQLLFILTHCTRVVMFQKETEPIDENSFRKFKECLENIPSLETHWVSNSRVDDSGKGLKKQDKESLEPEATLGNDAAREGYGASKEEKMPNEPGKELGGWDSVICRICEEEVTLSHLEPHSYICAYADKCEINCLDVDERLLKLEEILEQIIDSRSSNSFPQAGGGGLENSVVQKSGVASEGCSPKVNEWRNKGVEGMFEDLHEMDTAFIDESNTFPINLKSHVGAKFCHHGTSSSTGSITSVSSTNTPRTSHFDSYWLERHSPEQEDLQLMMDLSDIARCGASTDLSKEGSCDYLLACMQDIQAVLKQSKLKALVIDTFGGRIEKLLCEKYMYACDLIADKSSTGNVKDSESVSEHASQGSAMTTPHFAQKERTSIDDFEIIKPISRGAFGKVFLARKRTTGDFFAIKVLKKLDMIRKNDFERILEERNILITVRYPFVVRFFYSFTCSDNLYLVMEYLNGGDLYSLLQKVGCLDDDIARIYIAELVLALEYLHSLNIVHRDIKPDNLLIAHDGHIKLTDFGLSKIGLINNTIDLSGPESDASPRKSSRHFQKSKEEERIRHSAVGTPDYLAPEILLGTEHGYAADWWSVGIILFELITGIPPFTAARPEIIFDNILNGKMPWPDVPGQMSYEAQDLINRFLVHEPEKRLGANGAAEVKSHPFFRGVDWENLAMQKAAFVPQPENIHDTSYFVSRFGEKSCSDSDTDKESESYPNSGDELDECTNLADFDSPPYYLSFINFSFKNLSQLASINHDVLLQKDPTKGGGASPFNGHGT